A stretch of Longibacter salinarum DNA encodes these proteins:
- a CDS encoding S8 family serine peptidase has protein sequence MKRTLLFLLIFIPCTAVAQPAELIVRLEPGAASLQQALEGAKSGQSEAPDLFDGVSAAKPVFAQSARKARGGAIPAYVLAVADSSRLRTLRSAWASRSDVRYVQENVSFSIETSSERYRRFSDSDNAFADSLDHLDVIRAREAQDITRGNADVRIGIIDTGVDLDHPDLEGQAYINAAEDINGNGRFDSGDLNGVDDDGNGFVDDVVGYDFVDRPGLDLVGEYEDRDPDPRPDTTAGISGHGTFVAGITSGVPANAQQGGVLGVAPGARFVSLRAFGADGRGQTDDIAAAIVYAANQRFEVVNLSFGRDRPAPLIEEAVRYAADRGVVVVASAGNQATDDAHYPSDYPDAISVMWLAEDGTGLPDRFSQSQYGIGVDIGAPGSNVFTTRYPGMDVDRDTLEADDLYGPVSGSSFAAPQVAGAVALLRSLDPTLDPASVRSIITDTATDLQEPGWNHVTAAGRLDVLRALQEAIPAAVEITSPEFNGGVSGATPVAITGSAVNPGFSSYSLYIAEGTSAFDDRFDPWEPITETPIETPVINDTLAVWDVAALSPSQYPDGEYTLRLVVQKRDGSTVEDRRRIYIDRTPPNINVRSAMGGLISGEYGVLADVETDDVTQIDMRVVLNGQSTTAESEYEVRRHSLRAIDPTGQGGRAEVIISATNTAGLVTADTVEVDVPPRRFNSSLFNVSSTSVSAGRVLPQATDFDEDGLLEVVVNQRKQGGISDTLRFFEWAGSDFLPADTLVASVIPRDLGDPDADGLQDLLTQVVAVTLMLEQPDQTSVPSQLAFIDTTGLDGDSETKNDLIGTLLTDIDRDGKGEIVGHNGQQWRFLEASGGDYIETFRLDNPTSAASVDSAALANRFGPAIAADGDFDGDGRTDFLVGDRDGDLIVYEAVADDSMRVAWMDETDYVDAGDRMATGDFDGDGQTDFATFRQNYPLTLPNGEVEPSIGLYQFWSAAGDDEYAVRGEIPIAGEVAPDGGIESFDYDGDGRDEIAISHPPELFIADFDINGGWRVVYHNDGTSAAGKILSASMVSGDFNGNGSPELLVSTSRPVMQRFEFDAASAQYPPPSWITARPDDASSILLRWKAPGADSVTVFDGPEGTSLSRALSTTDSTVTLARSNPREVALQAWYNGSTSPLSNRRTIRPHDPATVASIDPVSPTTIELVFTEPLATSTRAEQFDFEGEHPVGLTFGRNEAAVVLRFAARPSTASGTLQWDGVVDRSGLAVSQTSATVTFPKQAEAGFIVTDWTVLDQRRVEILFSQPVQPDDARDLAKYTVQPDPGTVASVAFDDSTPNRVVVTVDGTVIGANGQRTQLRLGDLTSTSGETLAEKSRGIRLSEPADNLDDVFVYPNPYRASQHGNALTIAGLPSQSTIRVYSTDGRLVRVLSKERSLTGGREWDLRDSRGEKVPAGIYIFRVESPSDEPVVRRAAVIR, from the coding sequence ATGAAGCGCACTCTTCTTTTCCTGCTTATCTTTATCCCATGTACGGCGGTTGCCCAGCCCGCGGAACTGATCGTTCGCCTTGAGCCTGGAGCAGCATCGCTGCAGCAGGCCCTGGAGGGCGCAAAGTCGGGGCAGTCTGAAGCCCCCGACCTTTTCGATGGCGTATCTGCGGCCAAACCGGTTTTCGCTCAGTCCGCCAGAAAGGCTCGGGGTGGTGCGATCCCGGCGTACGTTCTTGCCGTGGCGGACTCGTCGCGTTTGCGTACGTTGAGATCAGCGTGGGCCTCGCGGTCTGACGTTCGATATGTTCAAGAGAACGTGTCGTTCTCGATCGAAACCAGCTCTGAACGCTACAGGCGTTTCAGTGACTCCGACAACGCGTTCGCTGACAGCCTTGACCACCTGGACGTCATTCGAGCGCGAGAGGCTCAAGACATAACCCGGGGCAACGCGGACGTTCGCATCGGCATTATAGATACCGGGGTCGACCTGGACCACCCGGACTTAGAGGGACAAGCGTACATCAACGCTGCTGAGGACATCAACGGAAACGGTCGATTCGATTCGGGAGACCTGAACGGGGTAGATGACGACGGAAACGGTTTTGTCGATGACGTGGTGGGATACGACTTTGTCGATCGACCTGGACTTGACCTGGTTGGGGAATACGAGGATCGAGATCCGGATCCGCGACCGGATACGACAGCGGGCATTTCTGGGCACGGCACGTTCGTCGCGGGCATCACGTCCGGCGTGCCGGCCAACGCACAGCAAGGGGGCGTGCTCGGTGTCGCACCGGGAGCTCGGTTTGTTTCGCTTCGTGCGTTCGGAGCGGATGGACGGGGGCAGACCGATGATATCGCCGCGGCCATCGTGTATGCCGCGAATCAGCGGTTCGAAGTCGTCAACCTGTCATTCGGACGTGATCGACCGGCTCCCCTGATCGAGGAAGCCGTCCGCTATGCCGCCGATCGAGGCGTTGTCGTCGTTGCCTCTGCGGGAAACCAGGCGACGGACGACGCCCACTATCCGTCTGATTACCCGGACGCGATCTCGGTGATGTGGCTGGCAGAGGACGGAACGGGGCTGCCGGACCGGTTCAGTCAGAGCCAGTACGGGATCGGAGTGGACATTGGAGCGCCGGGCTCGAATGTGTTCACGACGCGATACCCGGGAATGGACGTGGATCGCGATACGCTCGAAGCGGATGACCTGTACGGCCCAGTGAGCGGTTCGTCGTTTGCCGCCCCGCAGGTCGCGGGCGCGGTTGCGCTACTTCGATCGCTCGATCCCACTTTGGATCCAGCATCCGTCCGGTCGATCATCACGGACACGGCGACCGATCTGCAGGAGCCCGGCTGGAATCACGTCACGGCTGCGGGCCGACTTGACGTGCTCCGCGCGCTTCAAGAAGCGATTCCTGCCGCTGTAGAGATCACATCGCCGGAGTTCAATGGTGGCGTGTCTGGCGCAACCCCTGTTGCAATCACCGGATCCGCGGTTAATCCGGGGTTTTCGTCCTATAGCCTGTACATTGCGGAGGGTACATCGGCCTTTGACGATCGCTTCGATCCATGGGAGCCCATCACGGAGACGCCGATCGAGACACCCGTTATCAACGACACGCTTGCCGTGTGGGATGTCGCAGCGCTTTCGCCTTCACAGTACCCTGACGGCGAGTACACCCTGCGGCTGGTTGTGCAGAAGCGAGACGGCTCGACGGTAGAAGACCGCCGCCGCATCTACATCGACCGAACACCGCCGAATATAAACGTCCGTTCCGCCATGGGCGGCCTCATTTCCGGGGAATACGGCGTTCTCGCGGATGTAGAGACCGACGACGTGACGCAGATTGACATGCGCGTCGTGCTGAATGGTCAGTCGACAACCGCGGAAAGCGAATACGAGGTTCGGCGTCACAGTCTGCGCGCAATCGATCCGACCGGACAGGGCGGTCGTGCAGAGGTAATCATTTCTGCAACGAATACGGCTGGACTCGTCACGGCAGATACCGTGGAGGTTGACGTGCCGCCACGCAGGTTCAACTCCAGTCTCTTCAACGTGTCCTCGACATCCGTTTCCGCGGGGCGAGTTTTGCCTCAGGCAACCGACTTCGATGAAGACGGGCTGCTCGAGGTTGTTGTCAACCAGCGGAAGCAAGGCGGCATTTCAGACACCCTTCGATTCTTCGAGTGGGCGGGATCGGATTTCCTTCCTGCGGATACGCTCGTTGCTTCCGTCATTCCCCGCGATCTCGGGGATCCCGATGCCGACGGCTTGCAGGATCTGCTGACGCAGGTGGTTGCGGTGACGTTGATGCTCGAGCAGCCAGACCAGACGTCGGTGCCGTCGCAACTTGCTTTTATCGATACGACGGGCCTCGATGGAGACTCCGAGACGAAGAACGATCTCATCGGCACGCTCCTGACGGACATCGACCGGGATGGAAAGGGCGAAATTGTGGGGCATAACGGTCAGCAATGGCGATTTCTGGAGGCGTCAGGGGGAGACTATATCGAGACCTTTCGCCTTGACAATCCGACAAGTGCAGCGTCCGTCGACTCGGCGGCTCTCGCCAACCGCTTCGGCCCGGCCATCGCAGCGGACGGTGACTTCGACGGGGACGGCCGCACGGACTTCCTTGTCGGCGATCGGGACGGGGATTTGATCGTGTACGAAGCTGTAGCAGACGACTCGATGCGCGTCGCCTGGATGGACGAAACCGATTACGTCGACGCCGGCGACCGAATGGCGACGGGCGACTTTGATGGCGATGGACAGACGGATTTCGCTACCTTTCGGCAAAACTATCCGCTGACCCTTCCGAACGGCGAGGTCGAGCCGAGTATTGGGCTCTACCAGTTCTGGAGTGCCGCAGGCGACGATGAGTACGCGGTGAGAGGCGAGATTCCCATTGCCGGCGAGGTCGCGCCTGACGGTGGAATTGAGAGCTTTGACTACGACGGCGATGGCCGCGACGAGATCGCCATTAGCCATCCGCCAGAGCTTTTCATCGCAGACTTCGACATCAACGGCGGCTGGAGGGTGGTGTATCACAATGACGGGACCTCCGCCGCTGGCAAGATCTTGAGCGCGAGCATGGTCTCGGGTGATTTCAACGGTAACGGGTCACCGGAACTGCTTGTCTCAACGAGTCGGCCTGTGATGCAGCGGTTCGAATTCGACGCGGCCTCCGCGCAATACCCGCCGCCATCCTGGATTACGGCTCGGCCGGATGATGCCTCGTCGATCCTTCTACGGTGGAAGGCACCGGGCGCAGACTCCGTGACCGTTTTTGATGGACCGGAGGGCACCTCGCTTTCGCGTGCGTTGAGCACGACCGACTCCACAGTTACGCTTGCCCGGTCGAATCCGCGGGAGGTGGCGCTGCAGGCCTGGTACAACGGATCCACGTCGCCGCTTTCAAATCGGCGTACGATTCGACCTCATGATCCCGCGACGGTGGCCAGCATCGATCCTGTGAGTCCGACGACGATCGAACTCGTGTTCACCGAACCGCTCGCCACGTCGACTCGCGCTGAACAGTTTGACTTCGAAGGCGAGCATCCGGTCGGTCTCACGTTTGGTCGAAACGAAGCGGCGGTCGTCCTTCGCTTTGCGGCTCGGCCGAGCACGGCATCCGGTACACTTCAGTGGGACGGCGTTGTCGACCGGTCGGGCTTGGCCGTGTCCCAGACCAGCGCGACCGTTACGTTCCCAAAGCAGGCGGAGGCGGGGTTCATCGTCACCGACTGGACCGTCCTCGATCAGCGGCGCGTCGAAATTCTCTTTTCGCAACCCGTGCAACCGGACGACGCACGAGATCTCGCCAAATACACCGTACAGCCCGATCCGGGGACGGTCGCTAGCGTCGCGTTCGACGACTCGACCCCAAACCGCGTCGTCGTCACGGTCGATGGGACGGTGATCGGGGCGAACGGGCAGAGAACGCAGCTTCGGCTCGGTGATCTCACGTCGACCTCCGGGGAGACTCTGGCGGAGAAGAGCCGTGGGATTCGGCTTTCGGAGCCGGCGGATAATCTGGACGACGTCTTCGTTTATCCTAATCCATACCGTGCGTCGCAGCATGGTAATGCGCTTACGATAGCCGGGCTGCCATCACAGAGCACGATTCGCGTCTATTCCACGGACGGACGGCTCGTGCGTGTGCTGTCAAAGGAACGCTCGCTAACCGGTGGACGCGAGTGGGACCTGCGGGATTCGCGGGGAGAGAAGGTGCCAGCAGGGATCTACATCTTCCGCGTCGAATCTCCTTCCGATGAGCCCGTCGTCCGGCGTGCTGCGGTCATTCGCTGA